A genomic window from Gossypium hirsutum isolate 1008001.06 chromosome D12, Gossypium_hirsutum_v2.1, whole genome shotgun sequence includes:
- the LOC107939565 gene encoding uncharacterized protein isoform X2, whose translation MFYIFILSLFEFARGKRLCLLSNHHFFKHPTLGFLNTLSATTPPRPTADDGRKTPAARSRPTPVRQKAWWWQTAWESGSGTGGRQHGRMGRGKWESRVLGLGLDVGLG comes from the exons atgttttatatttttattctttcactTTTTGAATTTGCTAGAGGAAAAAGGCTCTGCCTTCTTTCAAACCACCATTTTTTCAAACACCCAACACTTGGGTTTCTTAACACCTTGAGTGCCACCACGCCACCAAGACCGACGGCCGACGATGGAAGAAAAACCCCGGCGGCACGGTCACGGCCAACTCCG GTGCGGCAAAAGGCATGGTGGTGGCAGACAGCATGGGAGAGTGGGAGTGGTACTGGTGGCAGACAACATGGGAGAATGGGAAGAGGCAAGTGGGAGTCTAGGGTTTTGGGATTGGGCTTGGATGTTGGGCTAGgttga
- the LOC107939565 gene encoding uncharacterized protein isoform X1 yields MEEKPRRHGHGQLREEEPPLPAIDHRTGRRTPATTPPFAVAGKPKKAPFFSFLRIGSRSGVRKAEIPAKRAKIERDLSVLPLSTAAGNRCGKRHGGGRQHGRVGVVLVADNMGEWEEASGSLGFWDWAWMLG; encoded by the exons ATGGAAGAAAAACCCCGGCGGCACGGTCACGGCCAACTCCG AGAGGAAGAGCCCCCTTTGCCGGCCATCGACCACCGCACCGGTCGCCGGACGCCGGCGACGACGCCGCCGTTCGCGGTGGCCGGAAAACCAAAAAAAGctccctttttctcctttttgcGAATAGGGTCCAGATCTGGggttagaaaagccgaaatcccggcGAAAAGGGCCAAAATCGAAAGAGACCTTTCGGTTCTTCCTCTTTCCACCGCCGCCGGAAACAG GTGCGGCAAAAGGCATGGTGGTGGCAGACAGCATGGGAGAGTGGGAGTGGTACTGGTGGCAGACAACATGGGAGAATGGGAAGAGGCAAGTGGGAGTCTAGGGTTTTGGGATTGGGCTTGGATGTTGGGCTAG
- the LOC107932851 gene encoding nodulation receptor kinase translates to MMEGLVYWILTCFVFSIVCFFNIVQSTNAQGFLSIACCVQSSFTDKNLTWIPDDQWFTNRKGCKNLNQGNQSARIFEIEWGKRCYSLPTVKDQDYLVRGSFPVVETEGAAEFESSFTVSIGSTPLSVVNSSADLVVEGIFRAANSYTDFCLVHGKGDPYISSLELRPFNDSGYLNDKSSNILKVVNRTDLGGFGETRYPEDRYDRIWKPASSLYSRAANSTVIIHNNVNTTVPLNVLRTAVTDSTRLEFLQNDLDNGDYNYTVILYFLELNDSVRIGQRVFDIFINNEKKADNFDILAKGSNYGELVFNVTAKGSLNLTLDKGSNGSELGPICNAFEMLRVRQRDQETDYNDVFEIKKVKEELLMPNKGNDLLETWSGDPCLPDHWPGLACNSFNGSTVITDMDLSSNQFQGSIPPSITKLTHLKTLNLSNNDFSGEIPTFPPSSDLTSVDISYNELEGSVPQSLVSLPHLSTLNYGCNSQLDNDLPSTLNSSKLTTDSGACSRKSRGPTKGIVIGAAACGSAVLTIALGTILVCLYRKKLMARRKYNGKGLSLAKNVVFSLPSTDEVFVKPISIQTYTLQYIEMATEKYKTLIGEGGFGSVYRGTLPDGQEVAVKVRSATSTQGTREFENELNLLSAIRHENLVPLLGYCCENDQQILVYPFMSNGSLQDRLYGEAAKRKILDWPTRLSIALGAARGLMYLHTYGGRSVIHRDVKSSNILLDDSMSAKVADFGFSKYAPQEGDSNASLEVRGTAGYMDPEYYSTQQLSAKSDVFSFGVVLLEIISGREPLNIQRPRNEWSLVEWAKPYIRESKIDEIVDPNIKGGYHAEAMWRVVEAALACIEPFSAYRPCMEDIVRELEDALIIENNASEYMKSIDSIYSLGGSNRFSIVMEKKIVVPPTPTASEPSTTNPQTMAPPEPR, encoded by the exons ATGATGGAAGGATTGGTTTACTGGATTttaacatgttttgtgttttcaatcGTTTGTTTCTTCAATATTGTTCAATCAACTAATGCACAAG GGTTTTTGAGCATAGCATGCTGCGTTCAATCCAGTTTTACAGATAAAAATTTGACTTGGATACCTGATGATCAATGGTTTACAAACAGAAAAGGTTGCAAGAACTTGAATCAGGGAAACCAAAGTGCTCGGATTTTCGAGATCGAATGGGGGAAAAGATGTTATAGCTTACCGACGGTTAAAGATCAAGACTATCTGGTAAGGGGTTCGTTCCCTGTTGTTGAAACAGAGGGAGCTGCTGAGTTTGAATCTTCATTTACTGTTTCAATTGGTAGCACGCCACTAAGCGTGGTGAACTCATCGGCGGACTTGGTGGTTGAGGGGATTTTCCGAGCTGCTAATAGCTATACTGACTTCTGCTTAGTGCATGGAAAAGGAGATCCCTACATATCGAGTCTTGAACTAAGGCCTTTTAATGATTCAGGGtatttgaatgataaatcatCCAATATTTTGAAAGTGGTTAATAGAACTGATCTAGGAGGCTTTGGAGAGACCAG GTACCCAGAAGACAGATATGACAGAATTTGGAAACCAGCATCAAGTCTTTACTCACGAGCAGCCAACTCCACTGTTATTATCCACAACAATGTGAATACAACAGTGCCTCTCAATGTTCTACGAACTGCTGTCACGGATTCAACACGGTTGGAGTTCCTTCAAAATGACCTAGATAATGGGGATTATAACTACACTGTGATCCTCTACTTTCTTGAGCTCAATGACAGTGTTAGAATTGGCCAAAGGGTGTTTGATATTTTCATCAACAATGAGAAGAAAGCGGATAATTTTGATATATTGGCAAAAGGATCAAACTATGGAGAGTTAGTTTTCAATGTGACTGCTAAAGGGTCTCTAAATTTGACCTTGGATAAGGGATCAAATGGATCTGAACTTGGACCAATTTGCAATGCCTTTGAGATGTTGCGGGTGCGCCAAAGGGATCAAGAGACTGATTACAATGATG TGTTTGAGATAAAGAAGGTAAAAGAGGAGTTGTTAATGCCTAACAAAGGAAATGACTTACTGGAAACTTGGTCGGGCGATCCATGCCTTCCTGATCACTGGCCAGGTCTGGCCTGCAACTCCTTCAATGGTTCCACTGTCATCACAGATAT GGATCTTTCTTCAAATCAATTTCAAGGGTCAATTCCTCCGAGTATCACAAAGCTAACCCACCTGAAAACATT GAACCTGAGCAACAATGACTTCAGCGGCGAGATTCCAACATTCCCACCATCCTCCGATCTCACATCAGT GGATATAAGCTATAATGAACTTGAAGGATCTGTACCACAATCTCTTGTCTCACTTCCCCACTTGAGTACACT AAACTATGGATGCAATTCTCAACTTGACAATGACCTGCCATCTACCTTGAACAGCTCAAAGCtaaccactga TTCAGGAGCATGTTCCAGAAAATCAAGGGGTCCAACAAAAGGAATTGTCATTGGTGCTGCTGCATGTGGGTCTGCTGTACTTACTATTGCTCTTGGAACCATTTTGGTTTGCCTTTATAGAAAAAAACTAATGGCTAGGAGAAAATACAATGGGAAAGGACTCTCCTTGGCAAAGA ATGTGGTGTTCTCCCTTCCTAGCACAGATGAAGTTTTTGTTAAGCCAATATCTATACAGACATATACTCTACAATACATTGAGATGGCCACCGAAAAGTACAAAACACTGATTGGTGAAGGAGGGTTCGGATCAGTGTATCGAGGTACTCTTCCTGATGGTCAGGAAGTTGCTGTGAAGGTCCGATCAGCTACCTCAACTCAAGGAACTCGAGAGTTCGAGAACGAG CTAAACCTTCTTTCGGCTATTCGGCATGAGAACCTGGTTCCTCTTCTTGGTTATTGTTGTGAAAACGATCAACAAATCCTCGTTTATCCTTTCATGTCCAATGGCTCTTTGCAAGATCGACTCTATG GGGAAGCAGCAAAACGTAAAATTTTGGATTGGCCAACCAGGCTTTCCATTGCTCTTGGTGCTGCTCGAG GTTTGATGTATCTTCATACCTATGGCGGGCGTAGTGTTATACATAGGGATGTAAAATCAAGCAACATACTTTTGGATGATAGCATGAGTGCTAAAGTAGCAGACTTTGGTTTTTCAAAATATGCTCCTCAAGAAGGTGACAGTAATGCTTCCCTTGAAGTAAGGGGCACAGCCGGATACATGGATCCAGA GTATTACTCAACCCAGCAACTATCTGCAAAAAGTGATGTCTTCAGCTTTGGTGTGGTTCTACTTGAAATTATAAGTGGAAGGGAGCCTCTAAACATACAGAGGCCACGAAATGAATGGAGTTTAGTTGAATGG GCAAAACCTTATATAAGGGAATCAAAGATTGATGAAATAGTTGACCCTAACATAAAAGGTGGGTACCATGCCGAGGCAATGTGGAGAGTAGTAGAGGCAGCATTGGCATGTATTGAGCCCTTTTCGGCTTACCGACCGTGCATGGAGGACATTGTTCGAGAGTTGGAAGATGCTTTGATCATAGAGAACAATGCATCTGAGTACATGAAGTCCATTGACAGCATATATAGCTTGGGAGGGTCCAATCGCTTCTCAATAGTGATGGAAAAGAAGATAGTTGTACCACCTACACCAACTGCTTCAGAACCCTCCACTACTAATCCACAAACAATGGCTCCTCCCGAGCCACGATAG